In Streptomyces sp. NBC_00569, a single genomic region encodes these proteins:
- a CDS encoding DsbA family oxidoreductase, giving the protein MRVEIWSDIACPWCYVGKARFEKALAAFPHRDGVEVVHRSFELDPTRAKGDSGLVIPMLAQKYGMTEDQAQAAERNLGENAASEGLAYLTEGRDHGNTFDMHRLLHFAKEQGRQDELIGLLYRANFAEERSVFADADEYLTGLAAEAGLDADEARAVLADPARYADDVRADEREAAELGANGVPFFVLDRKYGVSGAQPAEVFAQALEQAWGGRSPLQVIDSGDAEACGPDGCAVPQN; this is encoded by the coding sequence ATGCGCGTCGAGATCTGGTCCGACATAGCCTGCCCCTGGTGCTACGTCGGCAAGGCCCGCTTCGAGAAGGCCCTGGCCGCCTTCCCGCACCGTGACGGCGTCGAGGTGGTCCACCGCTCCTTCGAGCTCGACCCGACGCGCGCCAAGGGCGACAGCGGACTCGTCATCCCGATGCTCGCGCAGAAGTACGGCATGACCGAGGACCAGGCGCAGGCCGCCGAGCGCAACCTCGGCGAGAACGCCGCCTCCGAGGGCCTCGCCTACCTCACCGAGGGCCGCGACCACGGCAACACCTTCGACATGCACCGCCTCCTCCACTTCGCGAAGGAGCAGGGCCGCCAGGACGAGCTGATCGGCCTCCTGTACCGGGCGAACTTCGCCGAGGAGCGGTCCGTCTTCGCCGACGCCGACGAGTATCTGACCGGCCTCGCCGCCGAGGCCGGTCTCGACGCCGACGAGGCCCGCGCCGTCCTCGCCGACCCCGCCCGGTACGCCGACGACGTGCGCGCCGACGAGCGCGAGGCCGCCGAGCTCGGCGCGAACGGCGTGCCCTTCTTCGTCCTCGACCGCAAGTACGGCGTCTCCGGCGCCCAGCCCGCCGAGGTCTTCGCCCAGGCCCTGGAGCAGGCGTGGGGCGGCCGCTCCCCGCTCCAGGTCATCGACAGCGGCGACGCCGAGGCGTGCGGCCCGGACGGATGCGCGGTCCCGCAGAACTGA
- a CDS encoding aminotransferase class V-fold PLP-dependent enzyme has product METLDHALVRAEFAPVTTYLNTASTGLLPSRAVAAMSDAVASVAAGRPADMFADVEAARAAFARIAGVPADRVAAGASVAVYTGLIAASLPSGAEVLTAQDDFSSTVNPFHVRGDLKVRTAPLEGVADAVRPGTALVAVSAAQSADGRVAELPAIREAARAHGARTYIDCSQAAGWLPVDADAQDYTSAVAFKWLLCPRGVTFFVVPEDLGSLGAIFAGWVAGERPWDSCYGPVEELAHSARRFDESPSLFSYAGARHSLALVEELGVDVIRAHDLALADRFRAGLATLGHAPVPAPGSPVVSVPGLGVRQPELSRAGIEVSDRAGNLRAAFHLYNTESDVDRLLEALGG; this is encoded by the coding sequence ATGGAGACTCTCGATCACGCGCTCGTGCGCGCCGAGTTCGCACCCGTCACCACCTATCTGAACACCGCGAGCACCGGGCTGCTCCCGTCCCGCGCGGTGGCGGCCATGAGCGACGCGGTCGCCTCCGTCGCGGCCGGCCGGCCCGCCGACATGTTCGCGGACGTCGAGGCGGCCCGCGCCGCGTTCGCCCGGATCGCCGGCGTACCCGCCGACCGGGTGGCGGCCGGCGCCTCGGTCGCCGTCTACACCGGACTCATCGCCGCCTCGCTGCCGTCGGGCGCCGAGGTCCTCACCGCGCAGGACGACTTCAGCTCCACCGTGAACCCCTTCCACGTACGCGGCGACCTCAAGGTCCGCACCGCGCCCCTGGAAGGGGTCGCCGACGCGGTGCGCCCCGGCACGGCGCTGGTCGCCGTCAGCGCGGCCCAGTCCGCCGACGGACGCGTCGCCGAGCTGCCCGCGATCCGCGAGGCGGCCCGCGCCCACGGCGCCCGCACCTACATCGACTGCTCCCAGGCGGCCGGCTGGCTGCCCGTCGACGCGGACGCACAGGACTACACGTCCGCCGTCGCCTTCAAGTGGCTCCTGTGCCCGCGCGGCGTGACCTTCTTCGTCGTTCCCGAGGACCTGGGCTCACTCGGCGCGATCTTCGCGGGCTGGGTCGCGGGCGAGCGCCCGTGGGACAGCTGCTACGGACCCGTGGAGGAACTCGCGCACTCCGCACGGCGGTTCGACGAGAGCCCCAGCCTGTTCTCGTACGCGGGCGCGCGGCACTCCCTGGCGCTCGTCGAGGAACTCGGCGTCGACGTGATCCGCGCGCATGACCTCGCCCTGGCCGACCGCTTCCGCGCGGGCCTCGCCACGCTCGGCCACGCCCCCGTGCCCGCGCCCGGCTCGCCCGTGGTCTCCGTCCCGGGGCTCGGCGTACGGCAGCCGGAACTGAGCCGGGCCGGCATCGAGGTCTCCGACCGCGCGGGCAATCTGCGGGCGGCGTTCCACCTGTACAACACGGAGTCCGACGTCGACCGGCTCCTTGAGGCGCTCGGCGGCTGA
- a CDS encoding alkene reductase, whose product MTTAFDPIDLSGVQLANRIAMAPMTRSRAGEGGTATDLTAEYYAQRASAGLIITEGIQPSAVGQGYAWTPGLHSDEQIASWRKVTDAVHAKGGTIYAQIMHAGRISHPVLLPEGQSPVAPSPVAPAGQGFTHEGMKDFTTPRALTGDEIRATVADYATAARNAIEAGFDGVELHGANGYLIHQFLAPNTNLRDDEWGGSVENRIRFAVEVVKAVVAEIGAERTGLRISPGNPYNSIEESDPEPVYTALVKEIEPLGISYLHVLENSDIRELTLALRKQFSGTFVINVRSDGPTGHGDLSVIEDGIADIITFGALFLANPDLPARLKTQGPYNTPDPATFFGGDAKGYTDYPALTA is encoded by the coding sequence ATGACCACCGCTTTCGACCCGATCGACCTCTCCGGCGTCCAGCTCGCCAACCGCATCGCCATGGCCCCGATGACCCGCAGCCGGGCCGGCGAGGGCGGCACCGCGACCGACCTGACCGCCGAGTACTACGCGCAGCGCGCCTCGGCCGGCCTGATCATCACCGAGGGCATCCAGCCGTCCGCCGTCGGGCAGGGGTACGCATGGACCCCGGGCCTGCACAGCGACGAGCAGATCGCCTCCTGGCGTAAGGTCACCGACGCCGTGCACGCCAAGGGCGGCACGATCTACGCGCAGATCATGCACGCGGGCCGGATCAGCCACCCGGTGCTGCTGCCCGAGGGTCAGAGCCCGGTCGCCCCGTCCCCGGTCGCCCCGGCGGGCCAGGGCTTCACGCACGAGGGCATGAAGGACTTCACCACGCCGCGGGCACTGACCGGCGACGAGATCCGCGCCACCGTCGCCGACTACGCCACCGCCGCCCGCAACGCGATCGAGGCCGGCTTCGACGGCGTCGAGCTGCACGGCGCCAACGGCTACCTCATCCACCAGTTCCTCGCGCCCAACACCAATCTGCGTGACGACGAGTGGGGCGGCAGCGTGGAGAACCGCATCCGTTTCGCCGTCGAGGTCGTCAAGGCCGTCGTCGCCGAGATCGGTGCCGAGCGGACCGGGCTGCGGATCTCGCCCGGGAACCCGTACAACTCCATCGAGGAGAGCGACCCGGAGCCGGTGTACACCGCGCTGGTCAAGGAGATCGAGCCGCTCGGCATCTCCTACCTGCACGTCCTCGAGAACTCCGACATCCGCGAGCTGACGCTGGCGCTGCGCAAGCAGTTCTCGGGCACCTTCGTCATCAACGTCCGCAGCGACGGGCCCACCGGGCACGGCGACCTCTCCGTGATCGAGGACGGCATCGCCGACATCATCACGTTCGGGGCGCTGTTCCTCGCCAACCCCGACCTTCCTGCCCGTCTGAAGACGCAGGGCCCGTACAACACCCCGGACCCGGCCACGTTCTTCGGCGGCGACGCGAAGGGCTACACGGACTACCCGGCGCTGACCGCCTGA
- a CDS encoding GNAT family N-acetyltransferase has protein sequence MIRTAVPADAPAIAALHLRARATYYPDGLPDDGTDWEQVWVEAITRPRSHVLVSVREGALAGLASFRTPDGEPKEVVKLFQFHVSPDLWRRGVGAELHAACVEEWHADGVEQAYLDVHGDNTRAQAFYARQGWTGEGYGDDGGSHLRMRLHLTARPGE, from the coding sequence GTGATCAGAACAGCCGTCCCCGCCGACGCCCCGGCCATCGCCGCCCTGCATCTGCGCGCCCGCGCCACGTACTACCCCGACGGTCTGCCGGACGACGGCACCGACTGGGAGCAGGTGTGGGTGGAGGCGATAACCCGCCCCCGCTCGCACGTCCTGGTCTCCGTACGGGAGGGCGCGCTCGCCGGCCTCGCCTCCTTCCGCACGCCCGACGGTGAGCCGAAGGAGGTGGTCAAGCTGTTCCAGTTCCACGTCAGCCCCGACCTCTGGCGCCGCGGCGTCGGCGCCGAACTGCACGCCGCCTGCGTCGAGGAGTGGCACGCGGACGGCGTCGAGCAGGCGTATCTCGACGTGCACGGCGACAACACGCGCGCCCAGGCGTTCTACGCCCGCCAGGGCTGGACCGGCGAGGGATACGGCGACGACGGCGGCAGCCACCTGCGGATGCGGCTGCACCTGACCGCCCGGCCCGGGGAATGA
- a CDS encoding MarR family winged helix-turn-helix transcriptional regulator: protein MTDEPPCSEHLPEAARCGPVSHALSRVARLHRITAGKLLRGLGLYPGQEFLMMHLWDKGPVRQSELIKAVDLDPSTVTKMLQRLEQAGHVRRCPDPRDRRAVLVETTDASCGLLGDVQHKWGDLEDHTLRGLDEEERTELLRLLAKVEANLCTDPASCPEAGPVDE, encoded by the coding sequence ATGACGGACGAGCCACCTTGTAGTGAGCACCTGCCCGAGGCCGCCCGCTGCGGTCCCGTCAGCCATGCGCTCTCCCGCGTGGCGCGGCTGCACCGGATCACCGCGGGCAAGCTGCTGCGCGGGCTGGGCCTCTATCCGGGGCAGGAGTTCCTGATGATGCACCTGTGGGACAAGGGACCCGTGCGTCAGTCGGAGCTCATCAAGGCGGTCGACCTGGACCCGTCCACGGTGACGAAGATGCTCCAGCGGCTCGAACAGGCCGGCCATGTACGCCGGTGCCCCGATCCGCGCGACCGGCGGGCCGTGCTCGTGGAGACCACGGACGCCAGCTGCGGCCTGCTCGGCGACGTGCAGCACAAGTGGGGCGACCTGGAGGACCACACGCTGCGCGGCCTCGACGAGGAGGAACGGACCGAACTCCTGCGACTGCTGGCCAAGGTCGAGGCGAACCTGTGCACCGACCCGGCGAGCTGCCCGGAGGCGGGCCCGGTCGACGAGTGA